The DNA window GTATCAATAGCCGCCCGAGTCTCAAGGCGCCGTTCCAGTACATCTTCTTCGTTGAATTCGATGGCCATAGGTATCATGATCCGGATGGCAGAGTCTCGGGCGCCTTGGACAAGATCAGTCGTGTTGCAGAGAGTTGGCGGTGGTTGGGGAGCTGGGAGAGATATAAGTAATCCCTTACCAACCAAAAGGCGCAACAAGGTATAATCCGTATATTTCGTCGTCAGCGAGGTACCGTGGGTTGTACTGCAGCGCCTAGCGTGGGAAAAGCGGCTgaagcgaggcggcggactTGGTTGCAGCCCTTCGACTCCCAAGTCACGTCCATATACTCAGACAATAAAAACTGCATTCAGCTTTGCTAATAAGCCAACCTGCGGTGCCAATGCCCTCCCGGTTTCATTGTCTTTGGGGAGCAGTCACAGATCCACAACGGGCATCGACGCAGCTCGACTTCCAGGTTCTCCCCGGGGGCCGCCCATGCAGCGAACGCATCACCCGTCATCACACACAGCAGGGCTGCCGATTCCATTGGTATCTGACCTACTGCTGCGACCGGGTTGCCAGTCGCGCTGCAGATGTCAGCCGATGTCCGCGTTCATTGAATGcatctcgtcgccatgggtTGCATTTGTGCTCGCAAACCCACGAATCCGGCGCGTAATTTGTCCCTCTCTCCCTGGGCCTCGTTATTTAAGTGACGGCTgcttcaccaccatcaaTCATCCACTTCGTCACTCCAGAGCCTCGTACGCAGTTATGCCACAAGAGCTAGATCCTCGAATTGACGCtttgccatggccgccgtcagccTCCCATCAAAGACCCATCGGGACCTCCTCGACATCATCGACCGGCTCCGTCTCGAGGGCATAAGCCGCTATGTCGACCTCCCCGAGATCATCGTCACCGGAGATCAATCCGCGGGCAAGAGCtccgtcctcgaggccatctccGGCATGACGTTCCCCACAAAGGACAACCTGTGCACGCGCTTCGCCACGGAGCTGATCCTGAGGCGGGCGCCCCATGCCGACGTCAAGGTGTCCATCACGCCCGACTCGGACCGCCCCAGCCACGAGAAGGAAGACCTCAAAAAGTTCCGCCCGCTGCTCGCCATCTCGGAGGCGGGGCTCGGCCCGGTGATTGAGCAGGCCAAAGAGGCCATGGGCCTCGGCAGGCCGAAAAAGGTCTTTAGCAACGACATCCTGCGAGTCGAGCTGAgcgggccgcagcagccgcatcTCACCATGGTCGACCTGCCGGGCCTCTTCCAGGCCGGCAACAGCACGCAgtcggacgaggacgcggagcTCGTGACCCGGATGGTCCTCGGGTACATGAAGCGGCCCAGGAGCATCATCCTCGCGGTCGTGTCGGCCAAGAGCGACTTCGCGCTCCAGGCCATCACCAGGCACGCCCGAGAGCTGGACCCCACGGGCTCCCGCACGCTGGGCCTCATCACCAAGCCAGACACCCTGGACCGCGGCTCCGACAGCGAGGCCGCCTACGTGAACCTCGCGCAGAACGAAGACGTCAAGTTCCGCCTGGGGTGGCACCTGCTCAAGAACCGCGACTTCAGCATGCGcgatgcgacgacggcagagAGGGATGCCGCCGAGAAGGACTTCTTCTCCCAAAGCCCCTGGACAGCCATCGACTCGTCACAATGGGGGATTGAAATGCTGAGGCCGCGGCTCAGCAACGTCCTCAAGGACCAGATCCTCGCGCAGCTACCCAGTCTGATCGCGGATGTGTCCGAAGGCATCAAAGAATGTAGGGCGAAGCTGGAGAGGCTGGGCCCTTCGCGGGAAACGGTCCACGAACAGCGTCGATATCTGTTCCAGGCGAGCCAGGCCTATTCGCGACTCATGCAGGCAGCCGTCGATGGCATCTACAGCGATCCCTTCTTTGGGAGCGCAAAGACCGAGGAGGGGTATCAgcgccgtctccgcgccgtcgtgcaGAACACTCTGATTGCGTTTAGGGATCGCATGAGCAAAGAAGGGCACAGTCGTCACATCGTGGACTACGTCAGCGAAGTCTCTGATCCCAGCGGACGCCCAGAGGTATTGCGCTCCGACTACGTGAAGGAGGTGCGGGACCTCATCAGGCGCAGCCGAGGGCGTGAACTCCCGGGGACGTTTGACCCCATGGTCATCGCGGATTTGTTCGCGGAGCAGTCACAGCCGTGGCGCGGAATCCTGCTCGAGCTGAAGGACCAAGTCCTCAACGCCGTCTACCAGACGAGCATGGAGATTCTCCAGCACGTGGCCGTGGCAGAGACGGCGGAGAACATCATGCGCGTTGTAAACTCGGGCATTGACGAACTGGAGCAGGATCTCGATGCagccgtcgagcaggtccTCCACCCGTACCTGGCCATCCACCCCATCACGTACAACCACTACCTCACGGACACCGTCCAGAAGATCCAGCGCGAGCGACGCCAGAAGCGGCTTAGGTCGCATATCAAGGCCGTCTACGATAgtgcggatggatggaaggggCAATTGACACGCGACAGAGTGCTCGAGTTGCTGGCATTGGAGGATGAACGCGATGAGCTGAACTCGGAACTCGTGGGTAGCACCACTGCCATGGACTACATGGAGGCGTATTATAAGGTGAGAAAGCACACTTATGATCCGCTCTGATGGAAAGTAAGCAACTCTGTACCGGCCGAGGCTGACAGCATGAGGACCGCTCGCAGGTTGCTCTCAAGACCGTGGTAGACAACGTCAGCACACACGCCATCGAGTGCAGTCTCATCCAGAAGCTGCCGTCCGTCCTAGACACAGAAAAGATACACGAGATGAGCGACGCAGAGGtggcgcagctggcggcggacagCGAGGCCAGCGTGCACGAGCGCAGCCGCGCCaacgagaagctcgacgtGTTAGAGAAGGCACTGCATGAGCTGAGGCAGCTGGACGGCTTccgctccgcggcggccccagaGGCGAAGGCCCCGAGCGAAGGGGGCCACGAGACGGCCCCCAGCCCGGCGGTGTCGGAAGAAAGCGAGAGTGTCGGAAGAGAAGAGGCGGAGAGCGTtgtctcgtcgtcgcgatcGGCCGCTCGCGTGGTGGAGTGGAGGGGACAACACGAAAGCGTGTCCGAGGTCGACTTTAAATCTGAAGCTGCGGATGGGCCCGAACTCGAGGTTCCGGCGCCAGTCGAATGCCAGGCGATTGATCCAGACAACTTTTGGTCTTTCTCCACGACGAACAAAAAGAAGGAAGGGAGAAAAGCTCGGGAGCTATGAGGTCTTCCAGTTAGCTTGtaacgtacgaagtagtaggTCTCGGCATTCTGGGCCGAGCGTCGGATGTCTTTGCCCCATCATTCTTTCTCTCTTGTCCCCCCTTGCGTGCAGCGTCGCGGAAGTCGTGATatcggcagcagccagcggGCGCCGCAAAAGCCGAACAGAACATGTGGAGCGGCCCGTCGGTCTCgtcgcgatggcgccgcggaggGCGATGAGACAAGGCGTCCCGGACGACGCGCGAATAGGCAGGCGGATGCGCGTGATACAGCATCGTGGTTGGGTGTGCCGTGATGCCGGGCGCctgccagcagcagcgagctgCAGATGATGAAGATGTACGTGGCGCGCGTCCTGCAGCCtgcgggagaggggagggggaacgACCTGCGAATGGGGCATTTGGGTacagcgggcgccgccacgtTGCAGAGCAGCGGGCGCGCCAGGTTTGTGACTGTCTGTCTGCCACTGTCTGGTGTCGCATGTGCAACAGAGAGGTATCATGGGGTATCATGGATTCACATGTATGTACATGAGGAGTATGATA is part of the Purpureocillium takamizusanense chromosome 7, complete sequence genome and encodes:
- a CDS encoding uncharacterized protein (COG:U~EggNog:ENOG503NYFM); its protein translation is MAAVSLPSKTHRDLLDIIDRLRLEGISRYVDLPEIIVTGDQSAGKSSVLEAISGMTFPTKDNLCTRFATELILRRAPHADVKVSITPDSDRPSHEKEDLKKFRPLLAISEAGLGPVIEQAKEAMGLGRPKKVFSNDILRVELSGPQQPHLTMVDLPGLFQAGNSTQSDEDAELVTRMVLGYMKRPRSIILAVVSAKSDFALQAITRHARELDPTGSRTLGLITKPDTLDRGSDSEAAYVNLAQNEDVKFRLGWHLLKNRDFSMRDATTAERDAAEKDFFSQSPWTAIDSSQWGIEMLRPRLSNVLKDQILAQLPSLIADVSEGIKECRAKLERLGPSRETVHEQRRYLFQASQAYSRLMQAAVDGIYSDPFFGSAKTEEGYQRRLRAVVQNTLIAFRDRMSKEGHSRHIVDYVSEVSDPSGRPEVLRSDYVKEVRDLIRRSRGRELPGTFDPMVIADLFAEQSQPWRGILLELKDQVLNAVYQTSMEILQHVAVAETAENIMRVVNSGIDELEQDLDAAVEQVLHPYLAIHPITYNHYLTDTVQKIQRERRQKRLRSHIKAVYDSADGWKGQLTRDRVLELLALEDERDELNSELVGSTTAMDYMEAYYKVALKTVVDNVSTHAIECSLIQKLPSVLDTEKIHEMSDAEVAQLAADSEASVHERSRANEKLDVLEKALHELRQLDGFRSAAAPEAKAPSEGGHETAPSPAVSEESESVGREEAESVVSSSRSAARVVEWRGQHESVSEVDFKSEAADGPELEVPAPVECQAIDPDNFWSFSTTNKKKEGRKAREL